A window of Rhabdothermincola salaria contains these coding sequences:
- a CDS encoding polysaccharide ABC transporter ATP-binding protein, which yields MSSDLAIRVEGLSKAYTIRHHHNDHITLAQVALDRLRHPLRRSQTEEFWALRDISLDVPRGEVMGVIGRNGAGKSTLLKLLTRITGPTAGRIDLWGRIGSLLEVGTGFHPELTGRENIYLNGAILGMRRTEIDRQFDAIVDFAGIERFLDTPVKRYSSGMYVRLAFAVAAHLQTEILLVDEVLAVGDQEFQAKCLGKMHDVAADGRTVLFVSHQLDSVARLCTSAMVLVEGRRDYLGPVDDAIAHYLDTSGADTHSGEIPTTRARARTPVAVTSVAVVSEPTTTAAPKRVRFSLRAKGDDRHRVYVQVVVRNRRGEAVVVCDSRHTGDWFEVDGHLTAELTIATPWLVPGTYHVSLEVGIPYNRFDLVENVCSFEVPELLPYPHPAGTDAITGQVLADFSYRQLENGPPVQGGGAVDTAARDRDAAAERSERA from the coding sequence ATGTCATCTGACCTCGCCATCCGCGTCGAGGGCCTGTCCAAGGCCTACACCATCCGCCACCACCACAACGACCACATCACCCTGGCCCAGGTCGCCCTCGACCGCCTGCGCCACCCCCTGCGCCGCAGCCAGACCGAGGAGTTCTGGGCCCTGCGCGACATCAGCCTCGACGTGCCCCGCGGCGAGGTCATGGGCGTCATCGGCCGCAACGGTGCCGGCAAGTCCACCCTGCTCAAGCTGCTCACCCGCATCACCGGGCCCACCGCCGGGCGCATCGACCTGTGGGGCCGCATCGGCAGCCTGCTGGAGGTCGGCACCGGCTTTCACCCCGAGCTCACCGGGCGCGAGAACATCTATCTCAACGGCGCCATCCTCGGCATGCGCCGCACCGAGATCGACCGTCAGTTCGACGCCATCGTCGACTTCGCCGGCATCGAACGCTTCCTCGACACCCCCGTCAAGCGCTACTCCAGCGGCATGTACGTGCGCCTGGCCTTCGCCGTGGCCGCCCACCTCCAGACCGAGATCCTCCTCGTCGACGAGGTCCTCGCCGTCGGCGACCAGGAGTTCCAGGCCAAGTGCCTGGGCAAGATGCACGACGTCGCCGCCGACGGGCGCACGGTGCTCTTCGTCAGCCACCAGCTCGACTCCGTCGCCCGCCTGTGCACCTCGGCCATGGTCCTCGTCGAGGGCCGGCGCGACTACCTCGGCCCCGTCGACGACGCCATCGCCCACTACCTCGACACCTCCGGCGCCGACACCCACTCCGGCGAGATCCCCACCACCCGGGCCCGGGCCCGCACCCCCGTGGCCGTCACGTCCGTGGCCGTCGTCTCCGAGCCCACCACCACCGCCGCCCCCAAGCGGGTGCGCTTCTCGCTGCGCGCCAAGGGCGACGACCGCCACCGGGTGTACGTGCAGGTCGTGGTGCGCAACCGCCGCGGCGAAGCCGTCGTGGTCTGCGACTCACGCCACACCGGCGACTGGTTCGAGGTCGACGGCCACCTCACCGCCGAGCTCACCATCGCCACCCCCTGGCTGGTACCGGGCACCTACCACGTCAGCCTCGAGGTGGGCATCCCCTACAACCGCTTCGACCTCGTCGAGAACGTGTGCTCGTTCGAGGTGCCCGAGCTGCTGCCCTACCCCCACCCCGCCGGCACCGACGCCATCACCGGGCAGGTGTTGGCCGACTTCTCCTACCGCCAGCTGGAGAACGGCCCGCCGGTCCAGGGCGGCGGGGCCGTTGACACTGCGGCGAGGGACCGCGACGCAGCCGCCGAGCGATCGGAACGGGCGTGA
- a CDS encoding glycosyltransferase family 2 protein has translation MSAGAGARPTVSVVIPTAGEHRRYRLQLALLSLQRQLLPDDHLEVVVVLDGEDPGDYVVVADVGLDVTLLAQPQAGPATARNTGWRATSGDVVAFLDDDVAVMPGWLDDLRTFFAEHPGVAAVGGTIEPLHPRNVVSRMMTDFGHLDHRRGPHGKRLLTANAAVRRPALEAVGGFDESFPLAAGEDMDLSDRLGRAGLVVTTTEGATVLHGHPRRPRSMVATARRYRAGGIRPDLDEQGSAPSRTPSGPSVVPGPATARPGASKRAVTAARRVVADRVHRPGRHPAVVDVVDLVVFGLPQLRHLPDLVAQARAGRTRPGPLTALVEALLELRWRVEFTRPAVRIERT, from the coding sequence GTGAGTGCCGGCGCCGGCGCCCGCCCGACGGTGTCGGTGGTGATCCCCACCGCGGGCGAGCATCGCCGCTACCGCTTGCAGCTGGCCCTGTTGTCGTTGCAACGGCAACTGTTGCCGGACGATCACCTCGAGGTGGTGGTGGTGCTCGACGGCGAGGACCCGGGCGACTACGTGGTGGTGGCCGACGTGGGCCTCGACGTGACCTTGCTGGCCCAGCCCCAGGCGGGACCGGCCACGGCGCGCAACACGGGGTGGCGGGCGACGTCGGGTGACGTGGTGGCCTTCCTCGACGACGACGTGGCGGTCATGCCGGGGTGGCTCGACGACCTGCGTACGTTCTTCGCCGAGCACCCCGGGGTGGCCGCCGTCGGCGGCACCATCGAGCCGCTGCACCCCCGCAACGTGGTGAGTCGGATGATGACCGACTTCGGCCACCTCGACCACCGCCGCGGGCCCCACGGCAAGCGCCTGCTCACCGCCAACGCTGCTGTCCGGCGCCCGGCCCTCGAGGCCGTGGGCGGGTTCGACGAGTCGTTCCCGCTGGCGGCCGGGGAGGACATGGACCTCTCCGACCGGCTGGGTCGGGCCGGCTTGGTGGTGACCACGACCGAGGGGGCGACCGTGCTGCACGGGCACCCCCGCCGCCCCCGCTCGATGGTGGCCACCGCCCGCCGCTACCGGGCCGGAGGGATTCGACCGGATCTCGACGAGCAGGGGAGCGCGCCCTCGCGGACGCCGTCGGGACCGTCGGTGGTGCCCGGACCGGCAACCGCCCGTCCGGGGGCCTCGAAGCGCGCCGTGACGGCGGCGCGGCGGGTGGTGGCCGACCGGGTGCACCGTCCGGGTCGTCACCCGGCGGTGGTCGACGTGGTGGACCTGGTGGTGTTCGGTCTGCCTCAGCTGCGCCACCTGCCTGACCTGGTGGCGCAGGCGCGGGCCGGCCGCACCCGTCCCGGGCCGCTCACCGCGCTGGTGGAGGCGCTGTTGGAGCTGCGGTGGCGGGTGGAGTTCACCCGCCCGGCGGTCAGGATCGAGCGAACGTGA
- a CDS encoding glycosyltransferase WbsX family protein → MSDAPAARALAFYLPQYHPVPENDEWWGAGFTEWTNTAKARPRYPGHHQPHLPADLGFYDLRVPETRAAQAEMARAAGLEAFVYWHYWFGGRRILERPFTEVLASGRPDFGFALAWANQSWSGVWHGAPERVLIEQSYPGADDERAHFDHLLDAFRDPRYVRVDGRPLFYVFRPEHLPDAAAFVERWQAMAHDADLGGLYLVAEVADLVGLGPSYRRAAADGFDATCAMRLPLDTSPWARRRMRVLRKLGLPEIYPYATEPVAHPASTVEHPALPCVYPNWDNTPRSGRRGVVAHGSTPAKFRTHVDAALGHLDAIAGLPAEQRLLFVKSWNEWAEGNHLEPDQRHGHGYLDELRAALGS, encoded by the coding sequence GTGAGCGACGCCCCGGCAGCGAGGGCCCTGGCCTTCTACCTGCCCCAGTACCACCCCGTACCCGAGAACGACGAGTGGTGGGGCGCCGGGTTCACCGAGTGGACCAACACGGCCAAGGCCCGCCCCCGCTACCCCGGCCACCACCAACCCCACCTGCCCGCCGACCTCGGCTTCTACGACCTGCGGGTACCCGAGACCCGCGCCGCCCAGGCCGAGATGGCCCGCGCCGCCGGCCTCGAGGCCTTCGTCTACTGGCACTACTGGTTCGGCGGCCGCCGCATCCTGGAGCGCCCCTTCACCGAGGTGCTGGCCAGCGGCCGACCCGACTTCGGCTTCGCCCTGGCCTGGGCCAACCAGAGCTGGTCCGGCGTGTGGCACGGCGCCCCCGAACGGGTGCTCATCGAGCAGTCCTACCCCGGCGCCGACGACGAGCGGGCCCACTTCGACCACCTGCTCGACGCCTTCCGTGATCCCCGCTACGTGCGCGTCGACGGCCGTCCGCTGTTCTACGTGTTCCGCCCCGAGCACCTGCCCGACGCCGCCGCCTTCGTCGAGCGCTGGCAGGCCATGGCCCACGACGCCGACCTCGGCGGCCTCTACCTGGTGGCCGAGGTCGCCGACCTCGTCGGCCTCGGGCCCTCCTACCGCCGCGCCGCCGCCGACGGCTTCGATGCCACCTGCGCCATGCGCCTCCCCCTCGACACGTCGCCGTGGGCCCGGCGTCGCATGCGGGTGCTGCGCAAGCTGGGCCTGCCCGAGATCTACCCCTACGCCACCGAGCCCGTCGCCCACCCCGCCTCCACCGTCGAGCACCCGGCGCTGCCCTGCGTGTACCCCAACTGGGACAACACCCCCCGCTCCGGGCGCCGCGGCGTGGTCGCCCACGGCTCCACCCCGGCCAAGTTCCGCACCCACGTCGACGCCGCCCTCGGCCACCTCGACGCCATCGCCGGGCTCCCCGCCGAGCAGCGCCTGCTGTTCGTGAAGTCCTGGAACGAATGGGCCGAGGGCAACCACCTCGAACCCGACCAGCGCCACGGGCACGGCTACCTCGACGAGCTGCGCGCCGCGCTGGGATCGTGA
- a CDS encoding glycosyltransferase family 2 protein, which produces MTVVIPVRDGAATIATQLDALAAQTTRCRWEVVVADNGSTDATVAVVAAHPLGHRVPVRVVDAGPVPGSNRARNAGAAAARGRILAYCDADDAVTPGWLDAHWRTLRHGPDRIAAGPLDPTALSGPRSRRWQFALPAPAEGANGFVYGWGANLALPRALWGRLGGFREDIHAVGFEEVDLQGCAHEAGVAFVWVDDARVDYRLTPTVGGLLAKTFLHGRGLVGFARRHPGLVADDIRLAAALRAACRTAAAAGVHLVRGDDPRPAVRHVAYLAGVATEVTATSPPAERLRRLTRR; this is translated from the coding sequence GTGACCGTCGTGATCCCCGTGCGCGACGGTGCCGCCACCATCGCCACCCAGCTCGACGCCCTCGCCGCCCAGACCACCCGGTGCCGCTGGGAGGTGGTGGTGGCCGACAACGGCTCCACCGACGCCACCGTCGCGGTGGTGGCCGCCCACCCCCTCGGCCACCGGGTGCCGGTGCGGGTGGTCGACGCCGGCCCGGTGCCCGGCTCCAACCGGGCCCGCAACGCCGGCGCCGCCGCCGCCCGAGGCCGCATCCTCGCCTACTGCGACGCCGACGACGCCGTCACCCCCGGGTGGCTCGACGCCCACTGGCGCACCCTGCGCCACGGCCCCGACCGCATCGCCGCCGGCCCCCTCGACCCCACCGCCCTCAGCGGCCCCCGCTCCCGTCGCTGGCAGTTCGCCCTGCCCGCCCCCGCCGAGGGAGCGAACGGCTTCGTGTACGGCTGGGGCGCCAATCTGGCCCTGCCCCGCGCCCTGTGGGGGCGCCTCGGCGGCTTCCGCGAAGACATCCACGCCGTCGGCTTCGAGGAGGTCGACCTGCAGGGCTGTGCCCACGAGGCCGGCGTGGCCTTCGTGTGGGTCGACGACGCCCGCGTGGACTACCGCCTCACCCCCACCGTCGGCGGCCTGCTGGCCAAGACCTTCCTCCACGGGCGCGGCCTCGTCGGCTTCGCCCGCCGCCACCCCGGGCTCGTGGCCGACGACATCCGCCTCGCCGCCGCCCTGCGGGCCGCGTGCCGCACCGCGGCCGCCGCCGGCGTGCACCTGGTGCGCGGCGACGACCCCCGCCCCGCCGTGCGCCACGTCGCCTACCTGGCCGGCGTGGCCACCGAGGTGACCGCCACCTCACCGCCCGCCGAGCGCCTCCGTCGCCTCACCCGCCGCTGA